In the Desulfurispira natronophila genome, GAACGACTACTCTTTTGAATTCAACGCCTTGTTCGGCTTTGTACCCAGGGATAACTTGGAGTTTCGTTTGGGTCTGCTGGAAACTACTTTCGGGATGGGTGTATCCTACGTGCCCACCTGGTTTGATAATCGTTTGCGCTTCAGTGCTGAAGCCTTTGATTTTTCTCCCCGGCAAGAAGATGTGGATACCCACTTAAAGTTTTACAGCGACATCTACCTTACGGAAAATTTCCATTTCACAGTTGGTTATGATGATCCACTAAACGATGATCGCAAAAGCCCCTTTGCTGGTGTTGCGTTTACCTTTACTGATGAGTACATTAAGTACTTATTAGGTCGTATGCCCACACCGTAGTAAAGACAACATCTTGGACTGTTCTTTTTCCAGACGCTTAAAAAATACCAGTCGGTGTTCTGTGACCCAGGTCAGGGTGAGTTGACAGGAGTGCAGGAGAATACGGAGGCAGTAACCTCTTCAGCAATTCCCTATTCGTGATTCAGACAATATCAGTCTCAAGGAGGTTTTCATGCAGACTTTCCAGCTTTACATCAATGGCGCCTGGGTAGACGGTGCCGAAACACTGGCTGTGTACAACCCTCATAATCAACAGGTAATTGCCAATATTACTCAGGCCGACGAGTCCATGGTAGATCAAGCGCTAAAGGCGGCTGCTGCTGCAAAAAACACAATGGCTTCACTAAGCGCCAAACAGCGTGGAGCTATTTTAGACCGTCTTTGTTTTTTAATCGAACGTGACAAGGAAGAGATTGCTCGAACTATAGCCCTTGAGGCCGGCAAGGGTATTACATTTGCGCGTGGTGAAGTTGACCGCAGTATAGAAACCTTTCAGTTTTGCGCAGACGAGGCACGTCGAATTTGTGGAGAGCTAATTCCTTGCGATGCTGCAGCCACCGGTACCGGTCGCTTTGGGTACTTTAAGCGCTATCCTGTTGGTGCTGTGGGAGCCATTACGCCATTCAATTTTCCTTTGAATCTGGTAGCTCATAAGGTTGGACCAGCAATAGCGGCTGGATGTTCTCTCGTGCTGAAACCTGCATCAACCACTCCGTTAACATCAGTTAAACTGGTAGAGCTGCTGTTGGGAGCCGGATTGCCTACCACTGGAATTCAGCTACTGGTAGGTTCTGGACGTACTGTTGGCACCTCCATGGTTACTTCCGAATTACTGGACATGATAACCTTTACTGGATCGCCACCAGTAGGGCTGGAGATACGTTCTAAAGCTGGCATAAAACGCACAACTCTGGAGCTCGGGTCAAATTCCGCACTGGTTATTCACGAAGATGGCGATATTGCAAAGGCTTTACCACGCTGTGTTGTGGGTGGTTTTTCAAATTCAGGCCAAGTGTGCATCAGCATACAGCGTATCTATGTGCACAAATCCCGTTATGATGAGTTCAAGGATGCATTTGCCCAGTCAGTTCAGAAAGCTGGAACTGGTGACCCAATGGATGATAACACCATTGTAGGTCCCATGATCGAAGAGGGCGAAGCCATACGGGTAAAGAAGTGGATTGATGAGGCAGTAGCTCAGGGCGCCTCCATTCTTTGTGGT is a window encoding:
- a CDS encoding aldehyde dehydrogenase family protein, translated to MQTFQLYINGAWVDGAETLAVYNPHNQQVIANITQADESMVDQALKAAAAAKNTMASLSAKQRGAILDRLCFLIERDKEEIARTIALEAGKGITFARGEVDRSIETFQFCADEARRICGELIPCDAAATGTGRFGYFKRYPVGAVGAITPFNFPLNLVAHKVGPAIAAGCSLVLKPASTTPLTSVKLVELLLGAGLPTTGIQLLVGSGRTVGTSMVTSELLDMITFTGSPPVGLEIRSKAGIKRTTLELGSNSALVIHEDGDIAKALPRCVVGGFSNSGQVCISIQRIYVHKSRYDEFKDAFAQSVQKAGTGDPMDDNTIVGPMIEEGEAIRVKKWIDEAVAQGASILCGGERQGTFLQPTILENTNEDMAIVSEEAFAPVVCLMSYDSIEEAIERVNNSQFGLQAGIYTADINTAFYAIDHMYVGGVIVNDMPTYRIDNMPYGGVKLSGTGREGARFSVEEMTELRTVVFNLT